In Festucalex cinctus isolate MCC-2025b chromosome 5, RoL_Fcin_1.0, whole genome shotgun sequence, a single genomic region encodes these proteins:
- the agtpbp1 gene encoding cytosolic carboxypeptidase 1 isoform X2 codes for MNKPKMASEKGVPSASRVQILLAQLEKMTGDSMVRDPELARQLTSKLLHLVQTQEKTSKEVMSNGASGMDVILSSLESTRDTQTTMNILSILSELLTLGKGRRVGVFVSKGGTAVLLRILISANKEFQPNEELMLQVHSLLAKVGPKDRKLGVKARLTGALNITINLIKKNLQNIRLLLPCLQVVRVYSANILNAVSLGKSGAVELMFKIVAPYSKKNTSLIKLSVDALVALLKSKTNARRAVEGGYVPTLLTLYLDWHRKDTWHRHKAIRKGLLGCLRNVTNIKLGRRAFTKADGMRILYNSSCECLTVRTLDPLVNVSSLIMRKCFPKNRLPLPTIKSAFHYQLEHVLPSGPVAQLYSQLPEGRTHAQLSSKPLKKVDDVVDDSDDNDTEADTENDTENEEDEKDCRSLNDDIEKDINKLHPQMLPSRPYEELRVYEKFFVELSQDFQGFNFESSTTSPSAQSAQPIVVPTAQELSPNHVTPQMAHHVGDAPTPALHPLQLDTSDFAKDFKKKLEARNPPVEPELSQASECVTLNADELGIKQKKSPVSAPKHTPSSLHLEGITIRCLTAAAAAAGGGGSDCGSEGAEDESGEGAVLEVPDTAQLLPLHDLDLYVEMVKGTKSVPRYTEVAYPDYFGHVAPTYREPLLERTYGVQRSKIFQDIERLIHPNDIMDKVVYDLDIPRCPVVVGNAESLRFNSQFESGNLRKAIQIRKYEYDLILNSDINSNHHHQWFYFEVSGMRVGVNYRFNIINCEKSNSQFNYGMQVLMYSVQEAISGGPRWVRTGTDISYYKNHFARSSIATGGQKGKSYYTMTFSTIFNHKDDVCYFSYHYPYTYSSLKMHLSKLEARKAPDIYLRQDVLCETLGGNSCPLLTVTAMPVSNSSDHICQFRNRPLIFLSARVHPGETNASWVMKGTLEFLMGTSLLAAALRESYIFKIVPMLNPDGVVNGNHRCSLSGEDLNRQWQNPDPELHPTIYHTKSLLQYLAHTQRAPLVFCDYHGHSRKKNVFMYGCSLKETIWQSNISAASSDIDEDLAYRALPKILSQIAPAFSMASCSFVVERSKESTARVVVWREIGVQRSYTMESTVCGCDQGKYKGFHVGTRELEEMGAQFCVALLRLKRMTGLHSHQHLLDLESDLKSELIGTQPKVVSCPTTYVMDEDEPSFLEAVDYSAESNDEDTEVDLEAAAASATDAGDVGDAEVLEQLSDSENNHDAWKSEPVTSSQ; via the exons ATGAACAAACCCAAGATGGCATCAGAGAAGGG TGTTCCCAGCGCCTCCAGGGTGCAGATCCTGCTCGCCCAGCTGGAGAAGATGACCGGAGACTCCATGGTGAGGGATCCCGAATTGGCACGGCAGCTCACCTCCAAGCTCCTGCATCTCGTCCAGACGCAGG AGAAGACATCGAAGGAGGTGATGTCCAACGGCGCCAGCGGCATGGATGTCATCCTGTCTTCACTCGAG AGCACCCGGGACACCCAGACCACTATGAACATCCTGTCCATACTCAGCGAACTGTTGACCTTGG GCAAAGGACGCAGGGTGGGGGTCTTCGTCTCAAAAGGAGGAACAGCAGTGTTACTCCGCATTCTCATCAGCGCCAACAAAGAGTTTCAACCCAACGAGGAGCTCATGTTGCAGGTTCACTCCCTACTGGCCAAGGTGGGCCCAAAAG ACAGGAAGTTGGGCGTGAAGGCACGTCTGACTGGCGCTCTGAACATCACAATAAACCTGATCAAGAAGAACCTCCAAAATATCAGGCTGCTACTGCCATGCTTGCAGGTTGTTAGGGTGTACTCAGCCAACA TTTTGAACGCTGTATCCCTGGGCAAAAGCGGAGCTGTAGAGCTGATGTTCAAGATTGTGGCACCGTACAGCAAGAAGAACACGAGCCTGATCAA GCTCTCTGTCGATGCACTGGTTGCTCTGCTCAAATCAA AGACAAATGCTCGGCGGGCAGTGGAGGGCGGCTACGTTCCCACCCTGCTCACCCTCTACCTGGACTGGCACCGCAAAGACACGTGGCATCGTCATAAAGCGATCCGCAAGGGGCTGCTGGGTTGTCTGCGCAACGTCACCAACATCAAGCTGGGCAGGCGGGCGTTCACGAAAGCCGACGGCATGCGCATTCTGTACAACTCTTCCTGT GAGTGTCTCACAGTGCGCACCTTGGATCCACTTGTCAACGTTTCAAGTCTCATCATGAGGAAGTGCTTCCCAAAAAATCGCCTGCCTCTACCTACCATCAAGTCTGCTTTCCATTACCAGCTGGAGCACGTGTTGCCTTCAGGGCCGGTCGCACAGCTCTACAGCCAACTCCCTGAAG GAAGAACACATGCTCAGCTCTCCAGCAAGCCCTTAAAGAAGG TGGACGACGTGGTGGATGACAGTGACGATAACGACACAGAGGCAGACACGGAGAACGATACGGAGAATGAGGAAGATGAGAAGGATTGTCGCTCACTG AATGATGATATAGAAAAGGATATAAACAAGCTACACCCCCAGATGCTCCCCAGCCGACCTTATGAAGAGTTGCGAGTGTATGAGAAGTTTTTTGTGGAGCTGTCTCAAGACTTCCAG GGTTTTAACTTTGAATCCTCCACCACATCTCCATCGGCTCAATCCGCTCAGCCCATCGTTGTGCCCACAGCTCAGGAGTTGTCCCCGAATCACGTCACACCACAGATGGCTCATCATGTCGGCGACGCTCCCACTCCCGCTCTTCATCCTTTACAGCTGGACACCAGCGATTTTGCCAAGGACTTCAAGAAAAAGTTGGAAGCGCGTAATCCACCCGTGGAGCCGGAACTGTCACAAGCGTCTGAATGCGTCACCTTAAATGCGGACGAGTTgggaattaaacaaaaaaaatctcccgTCAGTGCACCAAAGCACACGCCGTCATCTCTGCATTTGGAGGGCATCACCATTCGCTGtttaacagcagcagcagcagcagcaggaggaggaggatcagACTGCGGCTCGGAGGGCGCGGAGGATGAAAGCGGCGAAGGGGCCGTCCTGGAGGTGCCCGACACGGCTCAGCTTCTCCCGCTGCATGACCTGGACCTTTACGTGGAGATGGTGAAGGGGACAAAATCTGTGCCGCGCTACACCGAGGTGGCCTATCCGGACTACTTTGGACACGTGGCTCCCACATATAGAGAGCCCCTTCTGGAGAGGACGTACGGGGTCCAGAG GTCCAAGATTTTCCAGGATATCGAGAGGTTGATTCACCCAAACGACATCATGGATAAAGTCGTTTACGATCTTGACATTCCCCg TTGTCCCGTGGTTGTAGGCAATGCTGAGTCGCTGAGGTTCAACTCTCAGTTTGAGTCTGGCAACCTTCGGAAGGCCATTCAGATAAGGAA GTACGAATATGACCTGATTCTGAACTCGGACATCAACagcaaccaccaccaccagtggTTTTACTTTGAGGTGAGCGGCATGCGCGTGGGAGTCAATTACCGCTTCAACATAATCAACTGTGAGAAGTCCAACAGTCAATTCAACTATG gCATGCAGGTGCTGATGTACTCTGTTCAGGAGGCCATCAGTGGTGGGCCTCGCTGGGTCAGAACAGGAACAGACATCAGTTACTATAA gAACCATTTTGCCAGGAGTTCCATCGCAACAGGCGGTCAGAAAGGAAAGTCCTACTACACGATGACCTTCAGCACCATCTTCAACCACAAGGATGATGTCTGCTACTTTTCCTATCACTATCCGTACACATATTCCTCTCTTAAG ATGCACTTGTCAAAGCTAGAGGCTAGGAAAGCGCCCGATATTTACCTGCGACAGGACGTCCTGTGCGAGACGCTGGGGGGAAACAGCTGCCCGCTCCTCACCGTCACCGCCATGCCAGTGTCCAATTCCAGTGATCACATCTGCCAGTTTA GAAATCGTCCATTGATCTTCCTGTCAGCCAGAGTGCACCCTGGGGAAACCAATGCCAGCTGGGTGATGAAAGGGACGCTGGAGTTCCTGATGGGTACGAGCCTGCTGGCAGCCGCTTTGAGAGAGTCCTACATCTTCAAGATCGTGCCCATGCTCAACCCTGATGGCGTTGTCAATGGAAA tcatcGTTGTTCTCTGAGCGGGGAAGATTTGAATCGGCAGTGGCAGAACCCCGATCCTGAACTGCACCCAACTATCTACCACACCAAGAGCCTGCTGCAATACCTCGCGCACACGCAAAGAGCACCGCTG GTGTTCTGCGACTACCACGGCCATTCCAGAAAGAAGAACGTCTTCATGTACGGCTGCAGTTTGAAGGAAACAATATGGCAGTCCAACATCAGCGCGGCGTCCAGTGACATAGATGAGGACCTCGCATACAGG GCCCTTCCAAAGATCCTGTCCCAGATCGCGCCGGCCTTCAGCATGGCCAGCTGCAGTTTCGTGGTGGAGCGCTCCAAGGAGTCGACGGCGCGCGTGGTCGTGTGGCGGGAGATCGGCGTGCAGCGCAGCTACACCATGGAAAGCACTGTATGCGGATGCGACCAGGGCAAATATAAG GGTTTTCATGTTGGCACCCGAGAGCTGGAAGAAATGGGAGCGCAGTTCTGTGTGGCCCTTCTAAGGCTCAAGAGAATGACGGGGCTTCACAGCCATCAGCACCTGCTGGACTTGGAGAGCGACCTCAAAAGCGAGCTCATTGGGACTCAGCCTAAAGTAGTCAG CTGCCCCACCACCTACGTGATGGACGAGGATGAGCCGTCCTTCTTGGAGGCGGTGGATTACAGCGCTGAGAGCAACGACGAGGACACCGAGGTGGACctggaggccgccgccgcctccgccaCGGACGCCGGCGACGTCGGCGATGCCGAAGTCCTGGAGCAGCTGTCGGACTCAGAGAACAATCACGACGCTTGGAAATCTGAGCCTGTCACCAGCAGCcaatga